A segment of the Fusobacterium ulcerans genome:
AATACCATTTACTACTATAAACCATTGATTATCTGCACACTTCAAGTCTTCTACTTTTATCATTCCTATTTCTTCAGATATAATCCCAGTTTCTTTCATAAGGGTATATATAAGCCTCTCTCTGTCTTTGCTCAAAGCTATTACTGTTTCTATTTCCTTCATAGTCATTAATTTATATTTATACTCTCGCTTGTACTTGTAAATATCCTTTGTTATATCTAGCCCCAGCACCTCTTCAAAAAAGAGTTCTAGAGCATTTAATTTTATTAGTATTGTATTTTTGCTTACTTTTTCTCCTTGTTTATCAAGGTATCTTATTACATCTCCTTTTCTAATTTTTATTATTTCTTTATCTGTACTTTCTAAAAAGTCTTTTACTGTACTTGTATATATTCTGCATGTGCTCTCGCTATATCCTCTATATATCAACTCCCCTTTCAGCGTTAGAATCTCCATGAAAAACTTATCTATTATCATCCCTCTTCTCCAAAAGCTTTTAAAAAGTCATCCATTTGTCTAGACATAAGGTTAACTGCTTTTTTTAAAGCTTTTACATCCTCCTTTAAATTATCAAAATCTGTCAGTTTACCTTTAAGTTCTTCTAAAAGATTTACTACTTTTTCTGTATTTCCTTCCAAATTCTCTAA
Coding sequences within it:
- a CDS encoding phage integrase N-terminal SAM-like domain-containing protein, which encodes MIIDKFFMEILTLKGELIYRGYSESTCRIYTSTVKDFLESTDKEIIKIRKGDVIRYLDKQGEKVSKNTILIKLNALELFFEEVLGLDITKDIYKYKREYKYKLMTMKEIETVIALSKDRERLIYTLMKETGIISEEIGMIKVEDLKCADNQWFIVVNGIKYNISIDLARTMYNYMEKHRIQEEIFLSRKKTGLHGTVIRKKFREKTEEVLGIKYGLNEMRHGIALEMWKRGEVDKVTKYLRNKSKGSIKQYFKNFGYDLQY